One genomic segment of Actinoplanes ianthinogenes includes these proteins:
- a CDS encoding acetylxylan esterase, with protein MAHFDLPLAELRTYRSATPVPDGFDEFWSRTLDEARAAAKPVELTEVTTPLRGITSYDVTFTGFAGQPIKAWLNVPAGASGPLPIAVEFIGYGGGRGLPIDWLVWASAGYAHLVMDTRGQGGNWRGGGTPDVDPDGAGPSAPGFMTRGVRSPETHYYRRLFTDAARAVETAAELPGVDAARLVTTGKSQGGALSIAAAGLVPDRVAAVVAGVPFLCDIRRAVTITDSFPFQEIVQFLRPNADRAEQTFATLDHFDVVHQARRVTAPALFSTALMDQVCPPSGVFAAYNEIPGAKDIRVYEWDGHDGGRSFFDVEALEFAAKHVF; from the coding sequence ATGGCCCATTTTGATCTCCCGCTCGCCGAGTTGCGCACCTACCGCTCCGCCACGCCGGTGCCGGACGGGTTCGACGAGTTCTGGTCCCGCACGCTCGACGAGGCGCGGGCCGCCGCCAAGCCGGTCGAGCTCACCGAGGTCACCACCCCGCTGCGCGGCATCACCAGCTACGACGTGACCTTCACCGGCTTCGCCGGCCAGCCGATCAAGGCGTGGCTCAACGTCCCGGCCGGCGCGTCCGGTCCGCTGCCGATCGCGGTCGAGTTCATCGGGTACGGCGGTGGCCGTGGCCTGCCGATCGACTGGCTGGTCTGGGCCTCCGCGGGCTATGCGCACCTGGTGATGGACACCCGCGGCCAGGGCGGCAACTGGCGCGGCGGCGGCACCCCGGACGTCGACCCGGACGGCGCCGGCCCGTCCGCGCCCGGCTTCATGACTCGCGGGGTCCGCTCGCCCGAGACGCACTACTACCGGCGGCTGTTCACCGACGCGGCCCGGGCCGTCGAGACCGCCGCCGAGCTGCCCGGTGTGGACGCGGCACGGCTGGTGACCACCGGCAAGAGCCAGGGCGGCGCGCTGTCGATCGCGGCCGCCGGCCTGGTCCCGGACCGGGTCGCCGCCGTGGTGGCCGGGGTGCCGTTCCTCTGCGACATCCGGCGCGCGGTCACCATCACCGACAGCTTCCCGTTCCAGGAGATCGTCCAGTTCCTCCGGCCGAACGCGGACCGGGCCGAGCAGACCTTCGCCACCCTGGACCACTTCGATGTGGTCCACCAGGCCCGCCGGGTCACCGCGCCGGCCCTGTTCTCCACCGCCCTGATGGACCAGGTGTGCCCGCCGTCCGGGGTCTTCGCCGCCTACAACGAGATCCCCGGCGCCAAGGACATCAGGGTCTACGAGTGGGACGGCCACGACGGCGGCCGCTCGTTCTTCGACGTGGAAGCCCTGGAGTTCGCCGCGAAACACGTCTTCTAG
- a CDS encoding DUF4360 domain-containing protein has translation MFRQLTAGAAMLASLAVAAPAQASPLPTPDEMMIINVVNANGSGCPDKSAKITVSPDNTAFTVTYSDYTAQVGPESSPLDFRKNCQIALDIKVPSGFTFAIASADYRGYASLARGAWAQEAANYYFQGHSQTTRIEHNFRGPFDDNWQRTDQVGIASLSFLPCGERRYLNINTDLRVNRGSSDAHKYTSFISMDSTDAAINTVYRVAWKKCF, from the coding sequence ATGTTCCGTCAACTGACCGCCGGCGCGGCAATGCTCGCTTCTCTCGCCGTCGCCGCACCCGCGCAGGCCTCGCCGCTGCCCACTCCGGACGAGATGATGATCATCAACGTGGTGAACGCGAACGGCTCCGGCTGCCCGGACAAGTCGGCGAAGATCACGGTGTCGCCGGACAACACCGCGTTCACCGTGACCTACTCGGACTACACCGCCCAGGTCGGCCCGGAATCATCACCACTGGATTTCCGAAAGAATTGCCAGATCGCGCTGGACATCAAGGTGCCGTCCGGATTCACGTTCGCGATCGCCAGCGCGGACTACCGCGGATATGCCAGCCTGGCGCGCGGCGCGTGGGCCCAGGAAGCCGCCAACTACTACTTCCAGGGGCATTCTCAGACGACCCGGATCGAGCACAACTTCCGCGGGCCGTTCGACGACAACTGGCAGCGCACCGACCAGGTGGGAATCGCCTCGCTGAGCTTCCTGCCGTGCGGTGAGCGCCGTTACCTGAACATCAACACCGACCTGCGGGTCAACCGCGGCTCGTCGGACGCGCACAAGTACACCAGCTTCATCTCGATGGACTCCACCGACGCCGCGATCAACACGGTGTACCGGGTCGCCTGGAAGAAGTGCTTCTAG
- a CDS encoding YggT family protein: MGLLGIISLALLIVQFLLIARAVLDWSAVLAGPAMPGSFRSRLSGGVFAVTEPILAPVRKLIPPLRAGGVSIDLAFIIVFFAVTILHSLI; the protein is encoded by the coding sequence ATGGGTCTACTCGGCATCATCAGCCTGGCCCTGCTCATCGTGCAGTTCCTGCTGATCGCCCGCGCGGTGCTGGACTGGAGCGCGGTGCTGGCCGGTCCGGCGATGCCCGGCTCGTTCCGCTCGCGGCTGTCCGGCGGCGTGTTCGCGGTGACCGAGCCGATCCTGGCCCCGGTGCGGAAGCTGATTCCGCCGCTGCGGGCCGGTGGAGTGTCCATCGATCTGGCGTTCATCATCGTGTTCTTCGCGGTCACGATCCTGCACAGCCTGATCTGA
- a CDS encoding nuclear transport factor 2 family protein, which translates to MTDSHRELFERYVYAGAITRNPDAIADLFTEDGIFEAPLVSPGGPLPSRLAGREAIRAGIGAFQQDAPGPVDPARSGYVLHETADPGVFIAEIDAVSGGVEMSLVQIFRIRDGQIAHLRDYFRA; encoded by the coding sequence GTGACCGATTCGCACAGGGAACTCTTCGAACGGTATGTCTACGCCGGCGCGATCACCCGCAACCCCGACGCGATCGCCGATCTGTTCACCGAGGACGGGATCTTCGAGGCGCCACTGGTCTCACCGGGCGGCCCGTTGCCGAGCCGGCTGGCCGGGCGGGAGGCGATCCGGGCCGGGATCGGCGCCTTCCAACAGGATGCTCCCGGGCCGGTCGACCCGGCACGCAGCGGATATGTGCTGCACGAGACCGCCGACCCGGGCGTCTTCATCGCCGAGATCGACGCGGTGTCCGGCGGTGTCGAGATGTCCCTGGTCCAGATCTTCCGGATCCGCGACGGCCAGATCGCGCATCTCCGCGACTACTTCCGCGCCTGA
- the recD2 gene encoding SF1B family DNA helicase RecD2, translating to MSGAAQTSRPAPHVLEAVLERLTYVNEETGYTVARVATAKSGPDLLTVVGALLGAQPGESLRLSGWWTSHPQYGRQFEVVSYTTVLPATVQGIRRYLGSGLVKGIGPVFAERIVDHFGLDTLQIIEESPARLIEVNGLGPKRTAKITAAWAEQKAIKEVMLFLQGVGVSTSIAVRIYKKYGDASISVVKNSPYKLASDVWGIGFKTADTIAQAVGIPHDSPERVKAGLQYTLSQATDNGHCFLPADDLIADAAKILEVPAGLVPACLDELVTEEGVVREDDHVYLVPFHRAEVSLASQLVRLLREKSDRMPHFAEVDWSRALSWLHRRTGSTLAPEQEEAVKLALTSKVAVLTGGPGCGKSFTVRSIVELAAAKQAKIQLVAPTGRAAKRLAELTGHPAATVHRLLKLQPGGDASYDRDNPLDADLLVVDESSMLDLILANKLVKAIPPGAHLLLVGDVDQLPSVGAGEVLRDLLAADVIPRVRLTQIFRQAAESGVVTNAHRINQGRPPLLDGMKDFFLFPCDDTEATAALTVDVACTRIARKFGLDPRRDVQILTPMHRGPAGAGALNTLLQQELTPGREGLPERRVGGRVFRVGDKVTQIRNNYDKGVAGVFNGTVGVVTGLSPEEQTLTVRTDEDELIEYDFDELDELAHAYAITIHRSQGSEYPAVVIPLTTSAWMMLQRNLLYTAITRAKKLVVLVGSRKALAAAVRTVGAGRRHTALTERLTV from the coding sequence ATGTCCGGTGCGGCACAGACCTCCCGCCCGGCGCCGCACGTCCTGGAAGCGGTGCTGGAGCGGCTGACCTATGTGAACGAGGAGACCGGTTACACGGTCGCCCGGGTGGCCACCGCGAAGAGCGGGCCGGACCTGCTGACCGTGGTCGGGGCGCTGCTCGGCGCGCAGCCCGGGGAGAGTCTGCGGCTGTCCGGCTGGTGGACGTCGCATCCGCAGTACGGCCGCCAGTTCGAGGTGGTCTCGTACACCACCGTGCTGCCGGCCACCGTGCAGGGCATCCGGCGTTATCTGGGATCCGGGCTGGTCAAGGGCATCGGCCCGGTCTTCGCCGAGCGGATCGTGGACCACTTCGGACTGGACACGCTCCAGATCATCGAGGAGTCGCCGGCCCGGCTGATCGAGGTGAACGGGCTCGGCCCGAAACGCACCGCGAAGATCACCGCGGCCTGGGCCGAGCAGAAGGCGATCAAGGAGGTGATGCTGTTCCTCCAGGGGGTCGGCGTGTCCACCTCGATCGCGGTCCGGATCTACAAGAAGTACGGCGACGCGTCGATCTCGGTGGTGAAGAACAGCCCGTACAAGCTCGCCTCGGACGTCTGGGGCATCGGGTTCAAGACCGCGGACACGATCGCGCAGGCGGTCGGCATCCCGCACGACAGTCCCGAACGGGTGAAGGCGGGTCTGCAGTACACGCTGTCCCAGGCGACCGATAACGGTCACTGCTTCCTGCCGGCCGACGATCTCATCGCGGATGCCGCCAAGATCCTCGAGGTTCCCGCCGGACTCGTCCCGGCCTGTCTGGACGAATTGGTCACCGAGGAGGGTGTGGTCCGCGAGGACGACCACGTCTATCTCGTGCCGTTTCATCGCGCCGAAGTGTCGCTCGCCTCGCAACTCGTCCGTCTGCTGCGGGAGAAATCGGACCGCATGCCGCATTTCGCGGAGGTCGACTGGAGCCGGGCCCTCTCGTGGCTGCACCGGCGCACCGGCTCCACCCTCGCCCCGGAGCAGGAGGAGGCGGTCAAGCTCGCGCTCACGTCGAAGGTGGCGGTGCTCACCGGCGGCCCCGGCTGCGGCAAGAGCTTCACCGTCCGCTCCATCGTCGAGCTCGCCGCCGCCAAACAGGCCAAGATCCAGCTGGTCGCGCCGACCGGCCGCGCCGCCAAACGCCTCGCCGAACTCACCGGCCATCCCGCCGCCACGGTTCATCGCCTGCTCAAACTCCAGCCCGGCGGGGACGCGAGCTACGACCGCGACAACCCGCTCGACGCCGACCTGCTGGTCGTCGACGAGTCCTCGATGCTCGACCTGATCCTGGCGAACAAGCTGGTCAAGGCGATCCCGCCGGGTGCGCACCTGTTGCTGGTCGGCGACGTCGACCAGCTGCCGAGCGTCGGCGCCGGCGAGGTGCTGCGCGACCTGCTCGCCGCCGACGTCATCCCGCGGGTCCGGCTCACCCAGATCTTCCGGCAGGCCGCGGAGAGCGGCGTGGTCACCAACGCGCACCGGATCAACCAGGGCCGGCCGCCGCTGCTCGACGGGATGAAGGACTTCTTCCTGTTCCCGTGCGACGACACCGAGGCGACCGCGGCGCTCACCGTGGACGTGGCGTGCACCCGGATCGCCCGCAAGTTCGGCCTGGACCCACGCCGCGACGTGCAGATCCTCACCCCGATGCACCGCGGGCCGGCCGGCGCCGGCGCTCTCAACACGCTGTTGCAGCAGGAGCTGACCCCGGGCCGCGAGGGGCTGCCTGAGCGCCGGGTCGGCGGGCGGGTGTTCCGGGTCGGCGACAAGGTCACCCAGATCAGGAACAACTACGACAAGGGGGTTGCGGGCGTCTTCAACGGCACGGTCGGCGTCGTGACCGGGCTGTCGCCCGAGGAGCAGACCCTTACGGTACGCACGGACGAGGACGAGCTGATCGAGTACGACTTCGACGAGCTGGACGAGCTCGCGCACGCGTATGCGATCACGATCCACCGGTCGCAGGGTTCGGAGTACCCGGCCGTGGTGATCCCGCTGACCACCAGCGCGTGGATGATGCTCCAGCGCAACCTGCTCTACACCGCGATCACCCGGGCGAAGAAGCTGGTCGTGCTGGTCGGCTCGCGCAAGGCCCTGGCCGCCGCGGTGCGCACGGTCGGCGCGGGCCGGCGGCACACCGCGCTGACCGAGCGCCTCACCGTGTAG
- a CDS encoding PadR family transcriptional regulator encodes MIKPIRATTAVARVLAAFLEDPAADRYGLDLMRDSGYPSGTLYPILMRLERAGWIEARWETLDPVAAGRPARKYYRLTSDGAVAARAELAELNRQLTRGLGLPEPQTT; translated from the coding sequence ATGATCAAGCCGATCCGGGCCACGACCGCCGTGGCCAGGGTGCTGGCCGCGTTTCTCGAGGACCCGGCCGCGGATCGGTATGGGCTCGATCTCATGCGTGACAGCGGTTATCCGAGCGGCACGCTCTACCCGATCCTGATGCGGCTGGAGAGAGCCGGCTGGATCGAGGCCCGCTGGGAGACTCTCGACCCGGTCGCCGCCGGTCGCCCGGCCCGCAAGTACTACCGGCTCACCAGCGACGGAGCCGTCGCGGCCCGCGCCGAGCTCGCCGAGCTCAACCGGCAGCTGACCCGGGGCCTCGGCCTCCCCGAGCCGCAGACCACCTGA